In Candidatus Nanosynbacter lyticus, one genomic interval encodes:
- a CDS encoding CHAP domain-containing protein, whose amino-acid sequence MKLRSTTPVSVSLVSRASLVAMSVLLAGSGVFGLASHVLARDYNAEIQAKQKEVDSYNSEASRLGQMADNLQSELDKINGQIAAIQAQIADSQTKINNLNEQIKKNEASIKQNRKAMGRILADLYVDDQISPLEMLASSNNISDYIDKQEQRSSLKSSLNDKIKEIKSLQKKLEENKKSVENTLRDQELQRNAMASKQSEKAKLIADTKNDQNNYAALAQKRNAEVSKLREEQAAANRRAVGGGVSIPGGIPGGGGYPGAWANAPLDAYVDPWGLYTRECVSYVAWKIHSTGRYVPHFGGAGNANQWPSTAARHGIPSGSTPKVGSAAVMNIGYYGHVMYVESVNGDGTITVSDYNFAWDGLYRHYTRSASGLTYVYF is encoded by the coding sequence ATGAAACTACGGTCCACCACACCAGTTTCGGTATCACTAGTCAGCAGAGCGTCTCTGGTGGCGATGTCTGTATTACTCGCTGGGTCGGGCGTTTTTGGCTTGGCATCGCACGTATTGGCGCGTGATTATAATGCCGAAATTCAAGCAAAGCAAAAGGAAGTAGACAGTTATAACTCTGAGGCTTCACGCCTGGGTCAGATGGCTGACAATCTGCAGTCAGAATTAGACAAGATTAATGGTCAGATTGCGGCTATTCAGGCGCAAATTGCTGATAGCCAGACAAAGATTAATAATCTAAATGAACAGATAAAAAAGAACGAAGCGTCTATTAAGCAAAATCGGAAGGCTATGGGTCGGATTTTAGCAGACCTATATGTTGACGATCAGATTTCTCCGTTGGAGATGTTAGCCAGCTCAAATAATATTAGTGATTATATCGATAAGCAGGAGCAGCGAAGTTCATTAAAATCTTCTCTTAACGATAAAATTAAAGAGATTAAATCTTTGCAGAAAAAGCTGGAAGAAAATAAGAAATCTGTCGAGAATACGTTACGCGATCAAGAATTACAACGCAACGCTATGGCTTCTAAGCAATCCGAGAAAGCAAAGCTTATCGCTGATACAAAGAATGACCAGAATAATTATGCTGCATTAGCACAAAAGCGTAATGCTGAAGTATCTAAGTTGCGTGAAGAGCAGGCCGCTGCTAACCGACGGGCTGTTGGTGGTGGGGTGTCTATCCCGGGCGGCATTCCAGGCGGTGGCGGTTATCCAGGTGCTTGGGCTAATGCACCACTTGACGCTTATGTTGACCCGTGGGGGTTATATACTCGCGAGTGTGTGAGTTATGTGGCTTGGAAGATTCACAGCACTGGTCGGTATGTGCCTCACTTCGGCGGTGCGGGTAATGCTAATCAGTGGCCATCAACCGCCGCACGACACGGAATACCTAGCGGTTCAACTCCAAAAGTTGGATCAGCTGCTGTGATGAATATTGGTTATTATGGTCATGTTATGTATGTTGAGTCAGTAAATGGCGATGGTACGATTACTGTTAGCGACTACAACTTTGCCTGGGACGGCCTGTATCGGCATTACACGCGTTCGGCTTCAGGATTGACTTACGTCTACTTCTAG
- a CDS encoding M16 family metallopeptidase produces the protein MKHTVEEVRLKNGARGLLIDVPDATVMSFQVQFRAGNRYVLDKNIYETAHIMEHMAFGANEKFRSEHNYEQEFTKNGAYHNAYTSDYSMVYEAICADFEWDRILELQRLAITTPRFNTDELEAEKGNVRSELTGYLNNHNRVMWPRIQQALGEDILTYNQRLKTIANIELKDIKNHHKRTHTLKNMRFVVAGKLTGRKSAIKEHLEGWQLETGERFAIPHDEPRRANPVLIRRKEATNLTFGWSMVVPHELTDEEADAMSALNHILTGTMSSRIFGSARKKGLAYSIFSDTSVGFYDSAWDFGGQVNIDTAEKLFDVIVRELKKVLSGSISAEDLESVKSYSLGRYQMGAQTVGQISNFYVGRYFADDFVRDYDGVPASILAVTSEQMIETARQFFASNTWTLAAVSSEEKELLTKLHDKLSKLF, from the coding sequence ATGAAACATACAGTTGAAGAAGTTAGGCTGAAAAATGGTGCGCGTGGTCTGCTGATTGATGTCCCAGACGCTACAGTGATGAGTTTTCAGGTGCAATTTAGGGCGGGCAATCGTTACGTCCTAGATAAAAATATCTATGAAACAGCGCATATTATGGAGCATATGGCGTTTGGCGCTAATGAAAAATTCCGTTCAGAGCATAATTATGAGCAAGAATTCACTAAAAATGGCGCCTATCACAATGCTTATACGTCAGATTATTCGATGGTTTACGAGGCAATCTGCGCTGATTTTGAGTGGGACCGGATATTGGAACTCCAGCGGTTAGCAATTACAACGCCGCGCTTCAATACTGATGAGCTGGAGGCAGAAAAGGGCAATGTTCGTTCTGAATTAACGGGCTATCTTAATAATCATAACCGTGTGATGTGGCCACGCATCCAGCAGGCACTGGGTGAGGATATATTGACCTATAATCAGCGATTAAAGACGATTGCTAATATTGAGCTTAAAGATATAAAAAATCACCATAAGCGTACGCACACTTTGAAGAACATGCGGTTTGTGGTGGCTGGAAAATTGACAGGGCGAAAGTCTGCTATTAAGGAGCATTTGGAGGGGTGGCAATTGGAGACTGGTGAGAGGTTTGCGATTCCGCATGATGAGCCTCGTAGGGCAAATCCGGTTCTGATTCGACGCAAAGAAGCAACAAATCTGACATTTGGCTGGTCAATGGTCGTGCCGCATGAATTAACAGATGAAGAGGCTGACGCTATGAGTGCCTTAAATCATATACTTACTGGCACGATGAGTTCAAGAATTTTTGGTTCGGCGCGTAAAAAAGGCTTAGCTTACAGTATATTTAGTGATACTTCAGTCGGTTTTTATGATTCGGCTTGGGATTTTGGTGGGCAAGTGAATATTGATACGGCCGAAAAGCTATTTGATGTCATTGTCAGAGAGTTAAAGAAAGTGCTATCTGGCTCTATTTCTGCTGAAGATTTAGAAAGTGTTAAATCATACTCGCTGGGCCGTTATCAGATGGGCGCTCAGACAGTTGGCCAGATTAGTAATTTTTACGTAGGCCGGTATTTTGCCGATGATTTTGTTAGGGATTATGACGGGGTGCCAGCTTCGATTTTGGCAGTCACTTCAGAGCAGATGATTGAAACGGCTCGTCAATTCTTTGCGTCAAATACATGGACGCTGGCAGCGGTCAGTTCAGAAGAAAAAGAGTTGCTGACGAAGCTACACGATAAACTAAGTAAGCTTTTCTGA
- the murD gene encoding UDP-N-acetylmuramoyl-L-alanine--D-glutamate ligase: MKIVIAGYGVEGQSNLRYFQKKFPSASFLVTDERESVDNLPDGVSFQAGFAGLADAYLIIRSPSISPEKIKNSGQIWSATNEFFAECPAVIIGVTGTKGKGTTCSLAASILRAAGKTVHLVGNIGVPALDILPEIEENDIVVYELSSFQLWDLEKSPHVAVVLMIEPDHLNVHADFDDYLAAKSNIARFQTSDDYLIYNSKNEFSSSIASVSSSQKKEYPFALSSDIISAIRLPGKHNIDNACAAILAARAIVPSLSDDNIKAGLSNFTGLPHRLKFVAEKNGVKYYDDSISTTPGSAVAALRAFAEPKVLILGGSDKGADYRELASEIAAQQMRAVIINGENASEIAKSLNEEKVSCRVVCLKMAMMSEVVEAAKSQAQSGDMVILSPAAASFDMFKSYNDRGEQFVAAVEKL; the protein is encoded by the coding sequence ATGAAAATTGTCATCGCTGGCTATGGAGTCGAAGGTCAATCTAATCTGCGTTATTTCCAGAAAAAGTTTCCGAGTGCCAGTTTTTTAGTGACTGACGAGCGAGAGTCCGTCGATAATTTACCAGATGGCGTTTCTTTTCAAGCGGGGTTTGCTGGTTTGGCCGACGCGTATTTAATCATAAGATCTCCCAGTATTTCTCCAGAAAAAATAAAAAACAGCGGTCAAATTTGGTCGGCGACGAATGAGTTTTTTGCAGAATGTCCAGCCGTCATTATCGGCGTAACTGGGACGAAAGGTAAGGGGACGACGTGCAGTCTGGCCGCTAGTATTTTGCGGGCGGCTGGAAAAACGGTACATTTGGTGGGGAATATCGGCGTGCCAGCGTTGGATATTTTGCCAGAGATTGAGGAAAATGACATCGTCGTTTATGAACTGTCGAGTTTTCAGCTGTGGGATCTGGAAAAGTCGCCACATGTGGCTGTGGTGCTGATGATCGAGCCAGATCATTTGAATGTTCACGCTGATTTTGATGACTATTTGGCGGCGAAGTCGAATATTGCCAGATTCCAGACCTCAGATGACTATTTAATTTATAACTCTAAAAATGAGTTTAGCTCATCAATTGCTAGTGTTAGTTCGTCACAGAAAAAAGAATATCCGTTTGCTCTTTCGAGTGATATAATTTCGGCAATCCGTCTGCCAGGAAAGCATAATATTGATAATGCCTGTGCCGCAATTTTGGCAGCACGTGCGATTGTTCCTAGTCTTTCTGATGATAACATAAAAGCTGGGCTGAGCAATTTTACGGGTTTGCCGCATCGCTTAAAGTTTGTCGCCGAGAAAAATGGCGTGAAATATTATGACGACAGCATTTCGACTACGCCTGGTAGTGCCGTTGCTGCGTTAAGAGCCTTCGCTGAGCCAAAGGTTTTGATTTTGGGCGGATCTGATAAGGGAGCGGATTATAGAGAATTGGCGAGTGAAATTGCCGCTCAGCAAATGCGAGCAGTGATTATTAACGGTGAAAATGCTAGTGAAATCGCCAAGTCTTTAAATGAGGAAAAAGTCTCTTGCCGAGTTGTATGCTTAAAAATGGCAATGATGTCAGAGGTGGTTGAGGCAGCAAAAAGTCAAGCCCAGTCTGGCGATATGGTAATCCTCAGCCCAGCCGCCGCCAGTTTTGATATGTTTAAGAGTTATAATGACCGCGGCGAGCAGTTCGTAGCGGCTGTAGAAAAGCTTTAA
- the hpt gene encoding hypoxanthine phosphoribosyltransferase produces MDNDIEKILFTSEDIKTAVQKLGQKLTEDYQDKNPVVVGILRGAAPFMIDLIRAMDCYMEIDFMAVSSYGDDTESSGTVKIIKDLDTDVTDRHVLIVEDIIDSGRTAQALRKLFAAKNAASIKICSLLDKPERREVEAQADYVGIDTPNKFVVGYGLDFRQQYRNLPYIGVLKPEVYQS; encoded by the coding sequence ATGGATAACGACATTGAAAAGATTTTATTTACCAGCGAAGACATTAAAACAGCCGTTCAAAAACTTGGGCAAAAATTAACCGAGGATTACCAGGATAAAAACCCAGTCGTTGTAGGGATTTTACGCGGTGCGGCACCGTTTATGATTGACCTGATACGAGCGATGGATTGCTACATGGAAATTGATTTTATGGCAGTTTCCAGTTACGGTGATGACACAGAATCTTCTGGTACAGTGAAGATTATTAAGGATCTAGACACTGACGTTACTGATCGGCACGTGCTGATAGTCGAAGATATCATTGATAGTGGTCGAACCGCCCAAGCGTTGAGGAAATTGTTCGCCGCCAAGAATGCCGCCTCGATAAAAATATGTTCATTACTAGACAAGCCTGAGCGGCGTGAAGTTGAGGCACAGGCAGATTACGTCGGTATTGACACGCCAAATAAGTTTGTTGTCGGCTATGGTCTGGATTTTCGCCAGCAATACCGAAACTTGCCATACATTGGCGTGTTAAAACCAGAAGTTTACCAAAGTTAA
- the secA gene encoding preprotein translocase subunit SecA, which translates to MAITQQKALSKIFGDPQKKILKRLRKQVDVINGLNDKYEKMSDKELREQTEALKKRLDKKNVTLDTILPDAFAVVREAAKRVIGERPYDVQLIGGMVLHGGNVAEMKTGEGKTLVATLPTYLNALEGKGVHVVTVNDYLAQRDAGWMGQVYDFLGLTTGVIINEASFVYDKDYDNEHHDDPRMRKLRPVTRKEAYAADITYGTNNEFGFDYLRDNMVNDVDLLRQRELNFAIVDEVDSILIDEARTPLIISAPAAENPDNYYTFAKVASKLVPDDYVLDEKRRSVALTDEGVEKVQKLLGIKNLYTPDHVRSVYHMDQALRAQTLFKRDKDYVVTNDGEVIIVDEHTGRLMQGRRYNEGLHQAIEAKEGVPVLEESMTLATISFQNYFRLYNKLSGMTGTAFTEAEEFQQIYSLDVIQIPPNKPVTRDDKEDLIFKTEKGKLKAVAEAIKDYHKQGRPVLVGSGSIAKNEQIAKYLEKEGIKFEILNAKNNEREAAIIEKAGEKGAITLATNIAGRGTDIKLGKGVKELGGLVVIGSERHESRRIDNQLRGRGGRQGDPGETQFYVSTEDDLMRIFQGERIAALMDRLGVDEDTPIQNRAVSKTLEAAQKRVEGYNFDTRKNVVQYDNVINRHRRVVYVMRRKILEGDNIKPEIERLLRAKVSELTTLPIKNNPKFIEEFVATFPVDEGKLSKIGKEKKDKLRYEKALKLAEEAYAAKESEISADDLRGVEREVYMAVLDTLWMQHLENMQHLREGIHWRSVGQRDPLVEYRSESQKLFESLQANLRNEVLATIFNIHKADAVVRQSQDDEYDTELTRLAENAVERGVNELGAGEENRDDDFSVKKGKTSAESNRAKNQARKKKKAQRQNRKKNRK; encoded by the coding sequence ATGGCAATTACACAACAAAAGGCGCTGAGTAAGATTTTTGGCGATCCGCAGAAGAAGATTCTGAAACGACTGCGAAAACAAGTTGACGTTATCAATGGTCTAAATGACAAATATGAAAAAATGTCAGACAAAGAGCTTCGAGAGCAGACGGAGGCGCTGAAAAAGCGTTTGGATAAGAAAAACGTAACCTTGGATACGATTTTGCCGGATGCCTTTGCAGTGGTGCGAGAGGCAGCCAAGCGTGTCATCGGTGAGCGTCCGTATGATGTTCAGCTAATCGGCGGCATGGTCCTTCATGGGGGAAATGTGGCTGAGATGAAGACGGGTGAAGGTAAGACTTTGGTGGCGACATTGCCAACCTATCTGAACGCGCTGGAAGGAAAAGGCGTTCACGTGGTGACCGTCAATGATTATCTGGCGCAGCGCGACGCTGGCTGGATGGGCCAGGTGTATGACTTTTTGGGTCTGACGACTGGTGTGATCATTAACGAAGCGTCATTTGTGTACGATAAGGATTATGACAATGAGCATCATGATGATCCGCGCATGCGTAAGCTCCGCCCGGTTACGCGTAAAGAGGCTTACGCAGCTGACATTACTTATGGCACCAACAACGAGTTTGGTTTTGACTATCTTCGTGACAACATGGTGAACGACGTTGACTTGCTCAGGCAGCGCGAACTGAACTTTGCCATTGTTGACGAGGTGGACTCCATTCTGATCGACGAAGCGCGGACGCCGCTGATCATCTCGGCACCAGCAGCGGAGAACCCAGACAATTACTACACCTTCGCTAAAGTTGCCAGCAAATTAGTGCCAGACGACTATGTTTTGGACGAAAAACGCCGTAGCGTGGCCTTGACCGATGAAGGCGTAGAAAAAGTCCAAAAACTGCTGGGAATAAAAAATTTGTACACGCCGGACCATGTGCGCAGTGTGTATCACATGGACCAGGCGTTGCGAGCACAAACATTGTTCAAGCGCGACAAAGATTATGTGGTAACCAATGATGGCGAAGTGATCATCGTCGATGAACACACCGGTCGTTTGATGCAAGGACGCCGCTACAACGAAGGTTTGCACCAGGCAATTGAAGCCAAAGAAGGCGTGCCAGTGCTGGAAGAAAGCATGACGCTGGCGACTATTTCGTTCCAGAATTATTTCCGTTTGTACAATAAACTTTCCGGTATGACTGGTACGGCGTTCACCGAGGCGGAAGAGTTTCAACAAATTTATTCACTGGACGTTATCCAAATTCCGCCGAACAAGCCAGTGACTCGCGATGACAAAGAAGATCTGATTTTCAAGACCGAAAAAGGCAAGCTGAAGGCAGTGGCTGAAGCCATCAAAGATTATCACAAGCAAGGACGGCCGGTGCTGGTTGGCTCTGGCTCAATTGCTAAGAACGAGCAGATTGCCAAATATTTGGAAAAAGAAGGTATTAAGTTTGAGATTTTGAACGCTAAGAATAATGAGCGTGAGGCGGCCATCATCGAGAAAGCTGGCGAAAAGGGTGCGATTACGCTAGCGACAAACATTGCCGGACGCGGTACCGATATCAAGCTTGGCAAGGGCGTCAAGGAATTGGGTGGCCTGGTGGTGATCGGCTCAGAACGGCACGAATCACGGCGCATCGACAATCAGCTGCGCGGTCGCGGCGGTCGTCAGGGTGATCCAGGTGAGACGCAATTCTATGTGTCGACCGAAGATGACTTGATGCGAATTTTCCAGGGCGAGCGCATCGCAGCGCTGATGGATCGGCTGGGTGTGGATGAAGATACGCCAATTCAAAACCGCGCTGTGTCAAAGACGTTGGAGGCAGCTCAGAAGCGCGTTGAGGGCTACAACTTTGATACGCGCAAAAATGTTGTTCAGTACGACAACGTCATTAACCGTCACCGCCGCGTGGTGTATGTCATGCGCCGCAAGATTTTGGAGGGTGACAATATTAAGCCAGAAATCGAACGTCTGTTGAGAGCGAAAGTCAGTGAATTAACAACGTTGCCAATTAAAAATAATCCAAAGTTTATTGAAGAATTTGTGGCGACTTTCCCGGTTGATGAAGGTAAGCTTTCAAAGATTGGCAAGGAAAAGAAAGATAAGTTGCGCTACGAAAAGGCGTTGAAGCTGGCAGAAGAAGCGTACGCAGCTAAAGAATCTGAGATTAGTGCTGATGATTTGCGTGGTGTTGAGCGTGAGGTTTATATGGCGGTGCTGGATACATTGTGGATGCAACATTTGGAAAACATGCAACATTTGCGTGAAGGAATTCACTGGCGTAGTGTTGGTCAGCGCGATCCGTTGGTTGAATATCGCTCAGAATCTCAGAAGTTATTTGAGAGCTTGCAGGCTAATTTACGCAATGAAGTCTTGGCGACAATATTTAACATCCATAAAGCTGATGCCGTGGTTCGTCAATCACAGGATGATGAGTACGACACAGAACTGACGCGCTTGGCGGAGAATGCTGTCGAGCGTGGCGTTAATGAACTTGGTGCGGGTGAAGAAAATCGTGATGATGACTTTTCGGTGAAAAAGGGGAAGACTAGCGCAGAATCTAATCGTGCTAAAAACCAAGCACGCAAGAAGAAAAAAGCGCAGCGTCAAAACCGCAAAAAGAATCGTAAATAG
- the ftsE gene encoding cell division ATP-binding protein FtsE gives MILLDRVTKNYGKSNKPALNRASIHVGAGEFVIIVGTSGAGKSTLLKLLTREEKPSSGKIVVGGIDYDNLKDKHIPLLRRKIGVVFQDFKLLPNRTVFENVAFALEIAGMTNREIKSTVPKVIELVGLKGKEKQFPHQLSGGERQRVAIARAVVRQPKILIADEPTGNLDPKHSWDIVRLLEKINKYGTTVILTTHNVEIVNKLKRRVITIDHGKITSDQARGSYKQ, from the coding sequence ATGATTCTGTTAGATAGGGTAACGAAGAATTATGGTAAAAGTAATAAGCCGGCACTGAATCGAGCTAGCATTCATGTTGGTGCTGGCGAGTTTGTAATTATTGTTGGTACGTCGGGTGCTGGTAAATCAACACTATTGAAGCTTTTGACAAGAGAAGAGAAACCGAGCTCTGGAAAAATTGTGGTTGGTGGAATTGATTATGATAATTTGAAGGATAAGCACATTCCGTTGTTGCGTCGTAAGATTGGTGTGGTGTTTCAGGATTTTAAGTTGCTTCCGAATCGGACGGTGTTTGAGAATGTGGCGTTTGCCCTAGAGATTGCGGGAATGACTAATCGAGAGATTAAATCAACTGTGCCGAAGGTGATTGAGTTGGTTGGTCTTAAGGGTAAGGAAAAGCAATTTCCACATCAGCTTTCTGGTGGAGAGCGTCAGCGCGTGGCAATTGCCAGGGCGGTGGTGCGGCAGCCGAAGATTCTAATTGCCGATGAGCCGACTGGAAACTTGGACCCAAAGCACAGCTGGGATATTGTTCGCTTACTGGAAAAGATTAACAAGTATGGCACGACGGTTATTTTGACGACTCACAACGTAGAGATTGTTAACAAATTGAAGCGGCGCGTTATTACAATTGATCATGGTAAAATCACCTCCGATCAGGCGAGGGGGAGTTATAAGCAATAA
- the prfB gene encoding peptide chain release factor 2, translated as MQPLKKKIGELEKEIEQAKETLKFSELEQKLAELDEQLNQPEIWNNPDHAQELTKHAASLRQTVEPWQTLTVQVGDMAELMELGDDDLLPEFQTQVAAIEKAFEIHKTDLLFSGEYDNRSAIVRISAGVGGLDAQDFAAMLERMYLRWAEKSGMKTDTLERSTNDDAGIKTVVLEISGPFAYGKMRSENGVHRLVRLSPFNADNLRQTSFALVEVLPKIDTPDEIAIDPNDLRIDVYRSGGKGGQGVNTTDSAVRVTHIPTGITVAIQNERSQIQNKEMALKILRSKLLAMKLEQHAEALSDLRAGESANWGSQIRNYVLHPYTLVKDTRTKYENRNAQGVLDGDIDEFITAYLEQNANSKNI; from the coding sequence ATGCAACCGCTAAAAAAGAAAATTGGAGAGTTGGAGAAGGAAATTGAGCAGGCTAAGGAGACTCTGAAGTTTTCTGAGTTGGAGCAGAAATTGGCAGAGCTAGATGAGCAACTTAACCAGCCAGAGATTTGGAATAACCCTGATCACGCTCAAGAATTGACCAAGCATGCAGCTAGTCTTCGTCAAACGGTTGAGCCGTGGCAGACGTTGACGGTGCAGGTGGGTGACATGGCTGAGTTGATGGAGCTTGGCGATGATGATTTGTTGCCAGAGTTTCAGACGCAGGTGGCGGCAATTGAAAAGGCGTTTGAGATTCATAAAACGGATTTGTTGTTCTCTGGTGAATACGATAATCGCTCGGCAATTGTGCGGATTTCCGCTGGTGTGGGTGGTTTGGATGCTCAGGATTTTGCAGCGATGTTGGAGCGAATGTATTTACGCTGGGCAGAAAAGTCAGGTATGAAAACCGACACACTGGAGCGATCGACTAATGATGATGCTGGAATTAAAACTGTTGTTTTGGAGATTTCTGGGCCGTTTGCTTACGGAAAAATGCGTTCAGAGAACGGCGTACATCGGTTGGTGCGACTGAGTCCGTTTAATGCCGACAATTTGCGTCAGACCAGCTTTGCGTTGGTGGAAGTGCTGCCAAAGATCGATACGCCAGATGAAATTGCGATTGATCCGAATGATCTGAGGATTGATGTTTACCGCTCGGGTGGCAAGGGTGGTCAAGGGGTGAACACGACCGACTCAGCAGTACGGGTGACGCACATTCCTACTGGTATTACCGTGGCGATTCAGAATGAGCGTTCGCAGATCCAAAATAAAGAGATGGCATTAAAGATTTTGCGCTCCAAATTGCTAGCGATGAAGTTGGAGCAGCATGCTGAAGCTTTGTCTGATCTGAGGGCTGGCGAGTCGGCCAACTGGGGTAGCCAGATTAGAAATTATGTTTTACATCCGTATACATTAGTCAAAGATACTCGCACTAAGTACGAAAACCGTAATGCCCAGGGAGTATTGGACGGTGATATTGATGAATTTATCACGGCATATTTAGAGCAGAACGCTAATTCTAAAAATATTTAG
- the hpf gene encoding ribosome hibernation-promoting factor, HPF/YfiA family, with translation MIKNITITGVKYELNDTTKKYVERKIGGLGKYLPRHSRKSVTADVKIKQIDNTGGNKYEVEVIINVPDKKITAKDSTMNVLAAVDIVEAKLNGQVRKYKDDVLAHVGSSRGILAKLKRGLGRR, from the coding sequence ATGATTAAAAATATTACTATTACTGGCGTTAAGTACGAGTTAAACGATACGACTAAGAAATATGTTGAGCGAAAAATTGGTGGTTTGGGCAAATATTTACCACGTCATTCCCGTAAAAGCGTGACCGCAGATGTAAAGATTAAGCAAATCGATAATACTGGTGGTAATAAATACGAAGTTGAAGTTATTATTAACGTTCCAGATAAGAAAATTACCGCTAAAGATTCAACCATGAACGTTTTGGCGGCAGTGGATATTGTCGAGGCAAAGTTGAACGGTCAGGTGAGAAAGTATAAGGATGACGTGTTGGCGCACGTTGGTAGTAGCCGCGGAATTTTGGCTAAGTTGAAGAGAGGCTTGGGTAGAAGATAA
- a CDS encoding cell division protein FtsX, translating to MKSSKSSKSKDNIRIRQRRRGWLTFVRMCRYGINNFSRNAWLTIAATAVMSVTLIIVFMTLSARQILVDTVSNVSKRADMSIYLKGDTPEKTINTIKSRIEKLDNVDSVKYISAAEAREKQAEQNKDDPDTLEAIRESSNEMSATLRVSVKELNNQQSLNNFVKTDDLYKKYKDPRREPSFSGERQQAIKTVGNWVRLASIGGSIATVVFVVISSLVVFNTIRMAIFNRKDEIEMMKLIGAERSFIRGPFIVEAIMYGFIAAIIATVAGYSLLFFAHDPMTKYGIPVDNLLGHLTVYGGLVFLGMILVGATIGVASSWVATRKYLKL from the coding sequence ATGAAATCATCTAAATCCAGTAAAAGTAAGGATAATATTCGTATACGTCAACGCCGACGGGGCTGGTTGACTTTTGTGCGGATGTGTCGGTATGGTATTAATAACTTTAGCCGTAATGCTTGGTTGACGATTGCCGCCACTGCGGTGATGAGTGTGACACTAATAATTGTATTTATGACTTTGTCGGCACGACAGATTTTGGTTGATACCGTCTCAAATGTCTCTAAACGTGCTGATATGTCAATTTATTTGAAGGGTGATACTCCTGAAAAGACCATAAATACTATCAAATCTCGTATTGAAAAACTAGATAACGTAGACAGCGTAAAGTATATTTCTGCAGCAGAGGCTAGAGAAAAGCAGGCTGAGCAAAATAAGGATGATCCAGATACACTAGAGGCAATTCGCGAATCTAGCAACGAAATGTCGGCGACGCTTCGTGTTTCCGTTAAGGAATTGAATAATCAACAGTCATTAAATAATTTTGTTAAAACCGACGATTTGTATAAAAAATATAAAGATCCTCGCAGGGAGCCATCATTCTCAGGCGAGCGCCAACAGGCCATTAAGACGGTGGGCAATTGGGTACGGCTGGCTAGTATAGGCGGTTCGATTGCTACAGTAGTGTTTGTGGTGATATCTTCACTGGTGGTCTTTAATACTATCCGCATGGCAATCTTCAACCGCAAAGATGAGATTGAAATGATGAAGTTAATCGGTGCTGAACGCAGCTTTATTAGGGGTCCGTTTATTGTTGAGGCAATAATGTATGGGTTCATTGCAGCAATTATCGCCACAGTGGCTGGCTATAGTTTACTGTTTTTTGCTCACGACCCAATGACGAAATACGGTATTCCAGTTGATAATCTTTTAGGGCATTTAACAGTTTATGGCGGGTTGGTTTTCTTAGGTATGATTTTGGTCGGAGCGACAATTGGCGTAGCCTCGTCTTGGGTGGCAACACGTAAATATCTTAAACTATAA